The following are encoded together in the Lactuca sativa cultivar Salinas chromosome 1, Lsat_Salinas_v11, whole genome shotgun sequence genome:
- the LOC111915891 gene encoding non-specific lipid-transfer protein, translated as MARMAMMVFCVVVTCMVVAAPYAEAITCGQVVSNLAPCLGYLKNGGAVPSGCCSGVTALNNAAQSTPDRQTACGCLKSAYSANSGINAGNAAALPGMCGVNIPYKISPSTDCSKVQ; from the exons ATGGCAAGGATGGCAATGATGGTCTTTTGTGTAGTAGTGACTTGCATGGTGGTGGCTGCACCCTATGCAGAGGCTATTACATGTGGTCAGGTGGTAAGCAACTTAGCTCCATGCCTTGGCTACCTAAAAAATGGTGGTGCTGTGCCATCGGGATGTTGCAGTGGGGTTACCGCACTCAATAACGCTGCACAATCAACCCCTGATCGTCAGACTGCTTGTGGCTGTTTAAAGAGTGCTTACTCAGCTAATTCCGGCATCAATGCTGGTAACGCTGCTGCCCTCCCCGGCATGTGTGGTGTCAACATCCCTTACAAGATCAGTCCTAGCACTGATTGCTCCAA GGTGCAGTGA